From the Spirochaetota bacterium genome, the window CTGCAGGAGTCTGCCGATCTGAATGGCGTCGCTCGTCTTCAATAAACCGGTCATGCCGAGCTCGTGCTCCTTGAGTATCTCTTCCAGCCTCTGGCGTTCCACAACGCTGAAGCGTCCGCTCTTTATGAGCTCGGTCATGAAATGGTCCGTCAGCGCGCCGAGGAACTCCTTGCCGAGTTTCTGCTTGGTCGCGTTGGTGAACACCGAAACGGCCACCACCTGTTTTGGGCCCTGATAGCCCTTGTATCCTCCGCTCGCGCACGAGACTGAAAAAACCATAATAAAAACCGAAACCAGAATGCCGAAATAACGTACGAGCGATTTATTCATCTTTATCTCTCTCCACCATTTAATCATTATTGTCGGCGTGACGCCCCGGGAAAGACCGTTCATCCTCCGGTTGTTCAACGGGCAAATCCGAAGCTCAAGGGTACCGGGCGCGGCGTCATTATTGCAAGA encodes:
- a CDS encoding CsgG/HfaB family protein produces the protein MNKSLVRYFGILVSVFIMVFSVSCASGGYKGYQGPKQVVAVSVFTNATKQKLGKEFLGALTDHFMTELIKSGRFSVVERQRLEEILKEHELGMTGLLKTSDAIQIGRLLQAPYIIIPSISNFSAEKSQLLDDTVFGYNRINIKILVNCRVISTASGASVGAANAINDTTRNIVRVSLDSQTSIVKYGGSFEDLDPAVKEELMKAVQMMTQDLYRQNF